The Variovorax sp. PMC12 genome segment CCATCACCGCCTTCGTGACGCGCCGCCCCGATGCGCCCGCGGACTTCGACGAAGCCGCGCTCACGGCGCACTGCAAGGAGCACCTGGGCGGCTTCGAGGTGCCCAAGCAGATCATCTTCCTGGCGGCATTGCCGATGACGTCCACCGGCAAGATCCAGAAGTTCGAGCTGCGCAAGGCGCACCAGGACAACTACACGCGCGGCTGACCGGCGGCCTGCAGCAGCGTCGCGCGCACGTCTTTCTTCAGCACCTTGCCCACCTTGGAGCGCGGCAGGTCGAGCCATACCTCGATCTGCTTGGGCGCCTTCACGCTGCCTATGCGCGACTTGGCGAAGGCCTTGATCTCTTCCACGTCGACCTGCCGCCCGGCATGCAGCTGCAGAACGGCCACCACGCGCTCGCCCCACTTCTCGTCGGGCAGGCCGACCACCGCGCTGTCCTGCACGTCGGGGTGCTGCATCAGCGCCTGCTCCACCTCGGCGGAGTAGACGTTGAAGCCGCCGGAGATGATCATGTCCTTGGCGCGGTCGACGATGTACAGGTAGCCGTCGGCATCGAGGTAGCCGATGTCGCCCGTGTGGTGCCAGCCGAAGCGGCTCGCTTCCTCGGTGGCGCGCGGGTCCTTGTAGTAGCCCTGCATCACGAGCGAGCCGCGCACCACGATCTCTCCGCTCTCGCCGGCGGGTAGCAACGCGCCATCGCCGTTCATCACGCCCACCTGCACCAGCGGCCCAGGCCGGCCGGCCGATGAAAGCCGATGGCGCGCCACGGTGCCGTCGGCATTGAAGTGCTCGCGCGGCGACATCATCGAGATCATCATCGGCGCCTCGGTCTGGCCGAAGAGCTGCGCCATGACGGGGCCGATCTTGTGCAGCGCCTCCTCGAGCCGCGCGGCCGACATGGGCGCGGCCCCGTACCAGAAGCATTGCAGCGAATCGAGCTGCGCCGAGGCGAGCTGCGGATGCTGCAGCAGCATGTAGATGAGCGTGGGCGGCAGGAAGGTGTGGGTGATCTGGTGCGACTCGATGAGCCCGAGGAACTCGCCCAGGTCGGGCCTGGGCATGATCACCACCCGCCCGCCGAGCGCCATCACCGGCAGGCACAGCACGCCGGCCGCATGCGTGAGCGGCGCAAGCGCCAGGTAGGCGGGCCGGCCTTCGAAGGGATAGCCCATGAGCGTCAGCGCCGACATCGCCTCGAGGTTGCGGCCCGACAGCATCACGCCCTTGGGCTGGCCGGTGGTGCCGCCGGTGCCGGCGATCATGGCCACGTCGTCGGGCGGAGAGATGTCGATGGGCGAGTCGTCCAGCCCTTCGAGCCAGTCTTCCAGCGAGGGCGCGAAGGGCTGCCGCCCGTCGAGGCAGACCAGCGCCCGCAGCTTGGGCAACTGCGGGCGCATATGGCCGACCATGTCGGCGTAGTTGCCGTGGAAGAGCAGGCACGTGCAGTCGAACGCATCGAGCACGAAGGCGTTCTCGCTCGCCTCGTTGCGCGGGTTGACCGGGCACCACACGCAGCCCGCGCGCGAGATGCCGAAGACCGTGGCGAAAGCCGTCGCGTCGTTGCTCGAGAGCACGGCCACCTTGTCCCCCGGCCGCACGCCGGCGCGCTGCAGGCCGCGTGCCACGCGCCAGCTGATGCGCTGCACCTGGGCATAGCTCAGGTCGGCGGCGCCCAGGGTCAGGCACGGCGCATGGGCACCCAGCTGGGCGCCCTTGTCGAGGTAGTCGACGAGGCGCATGGCGTCAGCCCAGCCGCGTGAGCGCCGGCTCCTGCACCAGCCCGAAGCTGCGCAGCGCACCCAGCAGCTCGCGATGCCCGAAGGCCTGGCAACCCGAGGCGAAGCCGGCCCGCCTGGGCGGCTGCTGCAGCAGCGAGGCGGCGGCATAGGCCTGCAGCAAGCCGGTCTGCTTGTAGTTGCAGTTGCCGAAGATCACGCAGTGCACACGGCCCAGCGGACCGGAGGCATGCACAGAATCGACGGACTTGTTGATGCGCGGGTTCTCGCGCGGGGGCATGGTGTTCATCACGCCCGCCGCCGTCTTGGCCAGCGCGGCATAGCGGTCTTCGTCGTTCATGCCCTCGGTGGCCTTGAGCGCGGCGGCGACGATCTGCGGCACGCCCTGCATCAGCGCCTTGTTGAAGACGCCGCCGAGCACCTTCACGTTGGCCACGCGCGGATCGCGCTTGAACCACACCGGGTGCGAGGTGCCGCCCCATGGCAATGCCAGCGCCGCCTCGTGCTGGCCCGGAATCGACAGGTGGTACAGGCCGGCGTCGGGTTGCCATTCGACGTACTCGTTCTGCTCCAGGTAGTAGGCCTTGGACGTGGCCGCATTGACCAGGATGGTCTGGGTCGACGCGATGGTCGGGCTGCCGCCCCAGAACACGGCGATGTCCAGCGTGTCGAGCCCCGGCGTCTCCAGGCACAGTTGCGCCGCGATCTCGCCGGTGGTGTACATCTGCGCCAAGCCCGGCGAGAGCAGCAGGCCGGCCTTGGCGAACCTGTCGCCCCATTTGCGCTCCAGCGTGATGAGCCAGTCCTGCTCGCCGGTGGTGTCGGTGTAGTGGCATCCGGCGGCCAGGCAGGCCTCGACGACCTCGGGACCGAACTTGGCGAAAGGCCCCACGGTGTTCAGCACCACCGATGCGCCTGTGAAGAGCTCTGTGAGCGCGCCCACCGAATGCGCCACTTCCACCACCTCGTAGTTCGCGGTCTCTATGCCGGGCACGTTGGACTTCATCGCCGCTTCCACCTTCTGCGCGCTGCGTCCCGCTGCAACGAAGGGAATGTTGTACTCGCGCAGATACTCGCAGATCAGTCGGCCGGTGTAGCCGGAGGCGCCGTAGACGACGACGGGTTTCTTCTTGCTGCTGCTCA includes the following:
- a CDS encoding AMP-binding protein, translating into MRLVDYLDKGAQLGAHAPCLTLGAADLSYAQVQRISWRVARGLQRAGVRPGDKVAVLSSNDATAFATVFGISRAGCVWCPVNPRNEASENAFVLDAFDCTCLLFHGNYADMVGHMRPQLPKLRALVCLDGRQPFAPSLEDWLEGLDDSPIDISPPDDVAMIAGTGGTTGQPKGVMLSGRNLEAMSALTLMGYPFEGRPAYLALAPLTHAAGVLCLPVMALGGRVVIMPRPDLGEFLGLIESHQITHTFLPPTLIYMLLQHPQLASAQLDSLQCFWYGAAPMSAARLEEALHKIGPVMAQLFGQTEAPMMISMMSPREHFNADGTVARHRLSSAGRPGPLVQVGVMNGDGALLPAGESGEIVVRGSLVMQGYYKDPRATEEASRFGWHHTGDIGYLDADGYLYIVDRAKDMIISGGFNVYSAEVEQALMQHPDVQDSAVVGLPDEKWGERVVAVLQLHAGRQVDVEEIKAFAKSRIGSVKAPKQIEVWLDLPRSKVGKVLKKDVRATLLQAAGQPRV
- a CDS encoding DUF5938 domain-containing protein; this translates as MSSSKKKPVVVYGASGYTGRLICEYLREYNIPFVAAGRSAQKVEAAMKSNVPGIETANYEVVEVAHSVGALTELFTGASVVLNTVGPFAKFGPEVVEACLAAGCHYTDTTGEQDWLITLERKWGDRFAKAGLLLSPGLAQMYTTGEIAAQLCLETPGLDTLDIAVFWGGSPTIASTQTILVNAATSKAYYLEQNEYVEWQPDAGLYHLSIPGQHEAALALPWGGTSHPVWFKRDPRVANVKVLGGVFNKALMQGVPQIVAAALKATEGMNDEDRYAALAKTAAGVMNTMPPRENPRINKSVDSVHASGPLGRVHCVIFGNCNYKQTGLLQAYAAASLLQQPPRRAGFASGCQAFGHRELLGALRSFGLVQEPALTRLG